The following proteins are co-located in the Triticum aestivum cultivar Chinese Spring chromosome 1A, IWGSC CS RefSeq v2.1, whole genome shotgun sequence genome:
- the LOC123050771 gene encoding choline-phosphate cytidylyltransferase 2: protein MARVSNSKKRMLHTNSSSGNKKEEATTASANASAAGSDDGRPVRVYADGIFDLFHFGHARALEQAKLLFPNTYLLVGCCNDDLTRRYKGKTVMNQEERYESLRHCKWVDEVIPDAPWVLTPEFIEKHQIDYVAHDALPYADTSGAANDVYEFVKKIGKFKETKRTDGVSTSDLIMRIVKDYNQYVMRNLARGYSRKDMGVSYVKEKQLQVNMKINKLRETVKAQQEKLQTVAKTAGINHEEWLANADRWVAGFLEKFEEHCHVMETAIKDRIQERLGRQAGKGIAGGLMRQPVAAA, encoded by the exons ATGGCGCGCGTCTCCAATTCCAAGAAGCGCATGCTCCACACCAacagcagcagcggcaacaagaaggAGGAGGCGACCACCGCCAGCGCCAACGCCAGCGCCGCGGGGAGCGACGACGGCCGCCCCGTCCGCGTCTACGCCGACGGCATCTTCGACCTCTTCCACTTCGGCCACGCCCGCGCCCTCGAGCAGGCCAAGCTGCT GTTCCCCAACACGTACCTGCTGGTGGGATGCTGCAACGACGACCTCACGCGGCGCTACAAGGGCAAGACCGTCATGAACCAGGAGGAGCGATACGAGTCCCTGCGCCACTGCAA GTGGGTTGATGAGGTCATTCCCGATGCTCCCTGGGTTCTCACGCCAGAATTCATTGAGAAGCATCAGATTGACTATGTCGCACATGATGCTTTGCC TTATGCCGATACAAGCGGTGCTGCAAATGACGTCTATGAGTTT GTCAAGAAGATTGGAAAATTCAAGGAAACAAAACGGACTGATGGAGTATCGACATCGGACCTTATAATGAGGATAGTGAAGGACTACAACCAGTATGTCATGAGGAATTTAGCACGAGGTTACTCAAGGAAAGATATGGGCGTGAGCTATGTTAAG GAGAAACAACTGCAAGTGAATATGAAGATAAATAAACTGCGGGAGACTGTGAAGGCACAACAAGAAAAG TTGCAAACGGTGGCGAAGACGGCTGGGATAAACCACGAAGAGTGGCTGGCGAACGCGGATCGCTGGGTGGCTGGCTTCCTGGAGAAGTTCGAGGAGCACTGCCACGTCATG GAGACTGCCATCAAGGACCGGATACAGGAGAGGTTGGGGAGGCAGGCCGGCAAAGGCATAGCCGGCGGTCTCATGCGGCAGCCGGTGGCGGCGGCCTGA